The Phaseolus vulgaris cultivar G19833 chromosome 5, P. vulgaris v2.0, whole genome shotgun sequence genomic interval ATTCGAACTCATGTATCTGATatgataatgtaaaaaaatgatCAAAAGTTGAGTGAGGACAGTGGTAGCTGCAAACCAACCTGCAACTGCATCATGCTAAACTTTCACTCTCTCTTCtccaaatccaaatccaaaatcGCCAGCACCGGTTATCTTCTTCGTGCAACCACCACATCACAATGCCTTCACACTCATATTACCACTCTTCACACTCCCAATGCTAATAATTCTCATAATCTATTTTCTCCTCGCTATTCCCTCGCTTTCTCATTCTCTACGCCACCTGCACGTTCCAGTTCTAGGGTTCCGACTTCTCGAACTTTCTGCACCGCCTCGTCCGAGAGGGAAACCATCGAGTACGACGTCGTTATCGTCGGCGCCGGTCCCGCCGGCTTATCGGCGGCGATTCGCCTCAAGCAAATGTGCCGCGAAAGAAACGCCGATTTGACTGTCTGTGTCCTCGACAAAGGTGCCGAAGTCGGTGAGTAGCGTTTAACGttcttaattcatttttttcattattttttttatatgtggcTTTATTTCTTGATGTGAATGCGTCTTCGTTGATATTTGCGATTTCTGTGATGTTGCGGTTAGGTGCTCACATTATTTCCGGAAACGTTTTTGAACCTCGCGCACTGAATGAGCTTCTTCCGCAGTGGAAGGAGCAAGAGGTGCGTTCGGTTTGTTTTTAATTGTCGATTGTGTTACGAAGTAGTTTGTAGGTTCTTTGATTGATGATTCGAGCTGAGGTTTTGTTTTTTATCTGCTGCAGGCTCCGATCACTACTCCTGTTTCTTCTGATAAGTTTTGGTTTCTGACCAAAGGTAGTGCAATTTCGCTTCCGTCTCCTTTCAGCAACAAAGGCAACTATGTAATAAGGTTTCTATAGTATTCTATTTTCATTCCATACGGCTAGAGGCTATAATTTTTTTGGTTCGTGCTGAATCAATTGTGTGGAATTTTGATTTTTACTCGATTGACTGATGAATCTCCAATTTTGCAACTGTTTTTTTGTTCTCTTTGGAAATTGATGTATAATGGTTTCAAGCTTAATAATGTTTATTCCCTGAAAATAAAatcattgttttaattttttatcgaTCAGTTGGTACGTTCcattagaaactaaaattgcTGGAGAGTGTACTATAGGCATAGCGTAAGGTTGCaaaattagaattttgaaaTGGAGAATATATCTGGAACAGAAACCGTAATCTGTCTTTGATGATGTGAAGTCCTAGAagaacaacagattgttttaattttcttttttacgtTTTAGTCaatgaatagttttttccttGTATACTTTCTTTCTaatgtttttcttgttaattgaAGAAAAGTTCAAGATTGTTCAATGTTTTTCTTCGGATATCTTTAGGTTTGCAATGTTTTTCTTCACGTATCTTTCCTCCCACTCTGAAGAAGCTTCTTATTTTGAACCATCTGTTACAGCCTAAGTCAGTTAGTACGTTGGATGGGAGCAAAAGCTGAAGAGTTAGGAGTGGAAATATACCCAGGATTTGCTGCTAATGAGGTATTTCTGCTTTTTCTTGGATGTTGCTTGTCCACGTTTGTTGCGGTTTACAAGTGTTTTTCCTGGCCAGATATTGTATGATGCAAACGACAAAGTTATTGGTATTGGAACGAATGATATGGGAATTGCAAAAGATGGTTCAAAGAAGGAGAATTTTCAACGTGGTGTCGAGATCAAAGGTTTTCACTTCACATGTTTCTTTCTTTCAGACATATTTGTGATTGTTCCTATCTTTTTTGCGAACGGGAGTGGCAACTTTTTAGTTGTTGATAGAAACAAGTTTTGGACGCAGTCACTGTTAAGCAGCTGTCATTTTTATGGCATGTGATATCTTAAATATGAAACGAAGCACTGTGCATTTGCTAGATTTCATTGTTCACTCCGAGCATATGATTTCTCTGCTTTCCCTTATAAGCTTCACGAACCATACTTATATTCGTAATATCTAATGAGATATATTTATGCCTTTGCAAAtggttatttaaatatttctGCGGTTTACTTGTTAACTGTGTAAATATTGAATCACATGCAGGCCGCATAACACTTCTGGCTGAGGGATGTCGAGGATCATTGTCAGAGGtttgaaaatcaaattttagGATTGAACAGATTCAAGTTTTCCTGTCAATTACTGTTTTGATAGCAACACTTTCAATCGTGTTTCTTacagaaaataatgaaaaagtACAACCTAAGAGAGAAGGGAGGTGCAGAACACCAGACTTATGCTTTGGGAATTAAAGAGGTATTTATGTGTTTCATAAagaaattcttaaaaaaattatcttcatttttttgtgaaaaactGCAATCTATCTGGATTGTGCTTATGTGTTTAATACATTAATGAAGAATAATTGATTGCTGACTGTTCTAATAACCAAATATGGTATCTGTTTTCGTTAACCAAATATTATACTCTTAGGTCTGGGAAATTGATGAGGAAAAACATCAGCCTGGTGCTGTAATCCACACTTTGGGATGGCCTTTAGATCATAAAACATATGGAGG includes:
- the LOC137835799 gene encoding electron transfer flavoprotein-ubiquinone oxidoreductase, mitochondrial, whose product is MLNFHSLFSKSKSKIASTGYLLRATTTSQCLHTHITTLHTPNANNSHNLFSPRYSLAFSFSTPPARSSSRVPTSRTFCTASSERETIEYDVVIVGAGPAGLSAAIRLKQMCRERNADLTVCVLDKGAEVGAHIISGNVFEPRALNELLPQWKEQEAPITTPVSSDKFWFLTKGSAISLPSPFSNKGNYVISLSQLVRWMGAKAEELGVEIYPGFAANEILYDANDKVIGIGTNDMGIAKDGSKKENFQRGVEIKGRITLLAEGCRGSLSEKIMKKYNLREKGGAEHQTYALGIKEVWEIDEEKHQPGAVIHTLGWPLDHKTYGGSFLYHMKDNQISIGLVVALNYQNPFLNPYEEFQKLKHHPAIKPFLEGGTVIQYGARTLNEGGFQSIPYPVFPGGAIIGCSAGFMNVPKIKGTHTAMKSGMLAAEVTFSALNEGVDMDTYWDALRNSWIWEELHKSRNYRPAFEYGLIPGLALSGLEHYIFKGRHSFTLKHGKPDHEATNAARFHSPIHYPKADGVLSFDVPSSLHRSNTNHEHDQPPHLRLRDPKSPELINLPVYAAPESRYCPARVYEYAADEKNQMKLQINAQNCLHCKACDIKDPKQNIEWTVPEGGGGPGYSVM